Below is a window of Leucobacter sp. Psy1 DNA.
CCGGCGCGATCGCCGGCATCGGCGGCGCCTACTTCACGCTCGGCGCTGTCGGCTCGTTCGATAAGGAAATGACCGGCGGTCTCGGCTTCATCGCACTCGCCGCCATGATCTTCGGCGGTTGGGACCCGATCAAGGCGACCCTCGCGGCGCTGCTGTTCGGGTTCGCCAGCAACCTGCAGACGCTGCTCGTGAACCTCGGATCGCCGATCCCCGGCGAGTTCATGTCGATGCTGCCGTACCTGGTGACGGTGCTCGCGGTCGTCGGCTTCACCGGACGCTCGCGGCCGCCCGCGGCCAACGGCACCGCCTACGTGAAGGAGTGAGCGTGGCTGACACAACCCCCGTGGACTGGTCCGCTCTGCGCGCTGCCGCAGTGGAAGCGGGCACCCACGCCTACGTCCCGTATTCCCAGTACCCCGTCGGCGCGGCCGCGCTCACCGAAGACGGGCGGCTCGTGACGGGCTGCAACGTTGAGAACTCGTCGTACGGCCTGACGCTGTGCGCCGAGTGCGGGCTCGTCTCCGAGCTCCACCGAAGCGGCGGAGGGCGACTCGCGGCCTTCGTCTGCGTCAACGGGTCGGGCGAGATCATCATGCCGTGCGGGCGCTGCAGGCAACTGCTCGTCGAGCACGCCGCTCCCGGCATGCAGTTCGACACCGTGTCGGGGGTCCGCACCCTCGATGAGGTCCTGCCCGACGCCTTCGGGCGGGGCGATATCGACGACTACCGAGCGACTCAGAGGAGCGATTCGTGAGCCCAGAACCCTTCGACGCCGTCGATGTGATCCGCGCCAAGCGAGACGGGGGTGACGTGCCGGAGCCCGCTTTGCGGTGGATGGTCGACGCGTACACCCGCGGCTACGTCTCCGACGCGCAGATGGCGTCGTTCGCGATGGCGGTCTTCCAGCGCGGCATGAGCCGGGACGAGATCCGTGTGCTCACGGACGCCATGATCGCGTCGGGGGAGCGGCTGAGCTTCGCCGACCTCGGCAAGCGCACCGTGGACAAGCACTCGACCGGGGGCGTCGGCGACAAGATCACGCTGCCCCTGGCGCCGCTCGTCGCCTCGTTCGGCGTCGCGGTTCCGCAGCTGTCCGGCCGGGGCCTCGGACACACGGGTGGCACGCTCGACAAGCTCGAGTCGATTCCCGGCTGGCGCGCCGCGCTGTCGAACGACGAGTTCTTCGCGCAGCTCGCCGGCGAGGTGGGCGCTGTGATCTGCGCAGCGGGATCGGGGCTCGCCCCCGCCGACAAGAAGCTCTACGCGCTTCGCGATGTCACCGGTACCGTTGATGCGATCCCGCTCATCGCGTCGAGCATCATGTCGAAGAAGATTGCCGAGGGCACCGACGCGCTCGTGCTCGACGTCAAGTTCGGATCGGGCGCCTTCATGCAGCGCATCGACGACGCCCGCGAGCTCGCCGAGACGATGGTCGCGCTCGGCACGGACTCCGGTGTCACGACGACAGCGCTGCTGACCGATATGTCGACCCCGCTCGGTCTCGCGATCGGCAATGCGAACGAGGTGCGTGAGTCCGTCGAGATCCTCGCAGGAGGCGGACCCGCCGATGTGCGTGAGCTCACGGTCGCGCTCGCCCGCGAAATGCTCGCGGCCTCCGGTCAGCCGGACGCCGACGTGGAGGCGGCGCTCGATGACGGCCGCGCCATGGACACCTGGAACGCGATGATCCGGGCGCAGGGCGGGGATCCTTCCGCGCCGCTGCCCACGGCTCCCGAGACGCACACCGTCGTCGCGCCGACGTCGGGTGTGGTGACGCGGATCGAAGCGCTCCCGTTCGGCATCGGGGCGTGGCGACTCGGGGCAGGGCGCGCCCGTGCCGAGGATGCCGTCGTCTTCTCGGCCGGCATCGACCTGCACGCGAAGCCCGGTGATCGGGTCGAGGCCGGGCAGCCGCTCTTCACGCTCTCCGCCGAGGACGCCGCGCGCTTCGATCGCGCGCTCGATGCCGTCGACGGTGCCTGGGAGATCGGCGATGCTGCGCTCGAGCGCGGTCCGCTCGTGCGTGAGCGCATCACGGCCTAGCCTGGCGATCCTCTCGACGTCGGAGAAGCGACGCCGGAGCGAGCGCGGCCAATACGCGGCGGGAGCGGGTGCTGGCCCTCGCGAGCCCAGCGGTCGCGGTCGTGCACTGGCGCATGAGTGCCTCCGACGATGCCGGGGCGGCACTGGCGCCGTAGCGCTCAGCGGTGACGGCTGAGGCGAGCGCCCACGCCGCCCCGACCGCTGCGGAGTCGGTCAGTGCTCCGGTGGCCACGAGGTACTCGACCGCGGCCTCAGGTGTGCGCGCTCGGGGAGCGGAAGCAGAAGCGCCTGCTCCCTGCCTGGCGTCTGCCCGTTCGACGCCGAGATCCCGTGCTCGCGAGCGGAACTCCGCCCACGCCGCTGACGCCGGTGCGGCGCCTTGGCGCACGCGCCTGCGTCGCACGAGGCGGACGGCCTGCCGCACCGCTGCCGGAACGAGGAGCAGAAGCAGCGCCGCGAGTGCTGGCGCGCTCCTTGCGAGCCACGCTCCAGTGTCTCCCGTCGCGGAAATGTCGGTGCCGTCGTCTGCGGGAGCGGCAGCCTCGTCTTCGGTCGGCTCATCGATCTCCTCGGGAGTCGGGGAGCTCTCCGGTGTCGTCGTCTCGTCCGGACCCTCCGCTGGATCCTGCGCGCCTGGCGTGGATGGCACGTCCTCACCCGTGTCGGCTCGGAATCCTGCACCGCCCGGCGTGGGCTCGAAGGGGATCCAGCCCTCCCCGGTCACGTAGACCTCGGGCCAGGCATGGAGGTCGCGTCCGCGCACCGTGGTCCGCTCCGAGGACTCGGCTCGTGCGGCGTACCCCACCGCGACTCGGGTGGGCAGCCCGAGCTCGCGCGCCAGGACGCCGAACGTCGACGCGTAGTGGATGCAGAATCCACTGCGGTCGGCGAGGAACGTCTCCATGATCGCGTAGGGGTCATCCGCATCGTCGTCTGCGGTGGAGGGCGCCGACTCGTCGTAGGTGAATGCCCCGGAGCGGAACCACCGCTCGATCGTCTCGGCGATGACGAGGCGATCGTCGGATCCGGCGCTCACGCGCAGCCGCTCCGCTGCGTCGCTGATGCTCTGGGGCACCTCACCTGGCAGCTCAAGATACTCCTGCATCTCCGGTGGCGCGGAGGCCGGGTCGGTGATGCGCGGCTCCGTCTCGGGTGTCGGGATCGGGACCGCGTTCGCCGCATTGCGCCCGCCCTCCGGGCGCGGGGATGCGGGGAAGCGATCGAACGGCGTGTACAGCGCCATGTACGAGTCGCCGCGCTGCGTGGCGGACCGCTCCGAGCGTGCTGCTGCTGCGGCGTCGACCCAGAGCCACTGGTCGGTGTCGATGCCGCCGCCGCGCGCGGTGCCCACGATCGCCGTCGACTGGGGCAGCGGCATCCACTCGCTCACGAGGCCGTCGATGGTGATCTGCAGGCTGATCGAGCGATCCACGGGAGCGGTGCTCTCGGTCTGAGGTGGCAATTGCGCGGGATCGCGCTCCACGGTCACGTCGAGGCCGTCGCTCGTGAGCGCGTCCTGCGGTTGCCAGCGTCCGCCGCTGAAGTCTGCGACGGTCGCGAGGGTGAACCTGAGCGGTGAGCGGTCCTCGGCGACGAAGCTGAACGCGGGGGTGTTGCTGCGCTCGCGGAGGTCGTCGGCGAGCGCGAGACTGACGTCCGGTGTGTTGCTGCCGACCGGGGCGGTGACGTTCGCCGAGTTCCAGACGCGGTCCCGCGTGGGCGGTGCGAGGGAGACCGCCCCGGCCGCGACCGCGACGGCAACGCCGGCGGCGACCAGTCCGCCTGGTCGAAGCGTCGGCGATCCCGCCCACAAGATCACGGCGAGCAGCAAGCCGGCGATGACGAGAGTGAGGGGATCGACGCCACGGGTGGTCACGATCGGGGTGGCGAGGAGGAGGAGCGCGACGGTGATGCCGCTCGCGAGGAGCGCTCGGGTGCTGAAGAGCACGACCACCACGACGGAGATCAGAAGCACGGCGGTGCAGATGACGTCGCCGAGCTCGGGCGACGGGCGGACCGGAGCTGCTCCGATGGTGAGTTCGAGCGAGATCTGCTGGACCAGATCATTCGGGAGTTCGAGCCAGGTCCTCAGACGTCCACTGGCCACCAGCGGCGCCGCCCAGGCCGCTCCGCCGACGAGCGTGCCGGTCACAGCGGCGAGCACACCGGCTCGCCAGGTCCCCGTGCTGCCCGGGAGTAGAGCACGCGCACCGGCTGAGCCGAGCACGGCGCCGACCGCTATGACGATCGCGCGGGGGAGCCACCCGTCCGCCGCGAACACTGCGGTGAGCGCCACGAGCACGAGCGCGAACAGGCAGGCGAGGGCGGTGCCGGCGATCAGGATCCGCGCCCGCTCCGGTGCTCCTGAGTTCCGCGCCGTGCGTCCGCGGGCGTCACGCACCATGGCCTGCTCCGATGTCGGAGACGGCGTAGAGCTCCACTCCCGGATCGGGTAGGCGCTCCCACAGCTCCGGTGTCGCTCGTCCGGTGACCACGGCGTCGATCCGCGGCAACGGGTGGTCGTCGGTCTCCGTGCTGAGGGTCGCTCGCGCGAGCAGGATGAGCGCGTCATCCGGTGCATCGAGTCCGTGTGCCTCACCGTGACCGACGATGAGGCGCACCGGGTGACCCTCGCGCTGCCAGTGCACCGCGAGGGTCGCGGCGGTGGAGACGGCGTGCTCGAAACGGTCTGCCGCCGGGGCGTCAGGTTCGGCGTCCGGTGCGCCAACCGCTGCGTCTGCTGCTTCGCCGACCCGCGGAGCAGCGTAGCTCGCCGGGTCGGTGTCGATGAGGATGGTGCGTTCGGAGACCTCGGCGTCCTCGGGAACATTGACGAGCAGCTGCCCTTGTCTGGCGCTCTGCTTCCAGTGCACCTGGCGGATGGCGTCGCCGGTCCGGTACTCGCGAACGGATCCGCTGGGTTCGCCTGAGACCTGAGCGGTGGTGCGCCCGGCCGGGGCTGCGGAGGCGCCGTGCACGCTGACGCCGCCCCGCGGCTCGGGGAGATCGTGCACGAGTGCGGGGAGGACGAGCACGTCGAGGCCGGCGCGGCTCCGCACGCGGTGCCGAGCGAGGCCGAGCGGATCCTGCACGATGAGCGCCCCGACGCCGACCCTGAGCGGACCTCGGCGGTGCGCCGTGCAGGTCACGATCCGGGGCGCAGTCGTCTCGGGGCCGGCGACCAGGCGCTGGCGTCCACCGCCTGCAGCCCATTCGAGCTCAACGGGGATCGTCGCTGGCAGTCTCGCGTGCACCTGAAGAGCGACTGCGAAGCGCGTGCCGGCGGTCGGGGTCGGGTCGTCAGTGGTGAGGATCGGCCGGAGTCGTGCTGCACGGGGGAGCGAGATCACGATGATCGCAGCGACCATGACGAGTGCCACGAGGAGGGCGGCGAGGTACCAGAGATCGCGGATCCCGACGCCGAACCAGGCGGCACCGAGTGCTGCACCCGTGCAGAGGACTCCGGTGCCGCGGCGCGTGAGCGTCACCGGCGGTCGGCGCCACCAGTGCCGACGGTCGGCTGGTCGCGCTGCTCGGCGTCTGACGCTCACGGTGCGCGCCTCACGGAACCGGTGTGCGGGCGACGATCTCGGCGACGATCTCCGTGGCCGCACTCATCGATGCCGCCACGGATTCGTAGCGTCCCCGAGGCACGAGCCGGTGCGGCAGGACGATGCTCGCGAGCGCGGCAACGTCGTCTGGGGAGACGAAGTCCCTGCCGCGGATCGCCGCCCGTGCGCGCGCCATACGTGAGAGGTGGAGTGTTGCTCGTGGGCTGCCGCCGAGCGCGATGCCTGAGTGCCGACGGGTGCTCGCCACGACGGCGACGAGGTACTCCTGCACCGGCTCCGCGAGATGCAGACCGGCGACCTCGTGCCGCGCGCGGAGCACGTCGGCGACCGTCGCCACGGGGGTAACGGCGTCAAGCGGGTCAGAGGCCCCCCGTTTCGCGAGCATCGCACGTTCGGCGGCGGCGTCGGGGTAGCCGATCGAGATCTGCGTCATGAAGCGATCCCGCTGCGCCTCGGGCAGGGGGAACGTGCCCGCCATGTCCTGCGGATTCTGCGTCGCGACGACCATGAACAGGTCGGGGAGCGGGTGCGTCGTGCCGTCCACCGACACGGACCGTTCAGCCATAGCCTCGAGCAGAGCGGACTGGGTGCGCGGCGTCGCGCGGTTGACCTCGTCGGCGATGACGATGTTCGTGAAGATCGGACCGGGGTGGAAGGTGAAGGCGTGCGCGTCCTGGTCGAAGATCGAAAGCCCTGACACGTCGGTCGGCAGCATGTCCGAGGTGAACTGGATGCGGTGGCTGTCGGCGCTGATCGTCCGCGCCAGCACCGAGGCGAGCGTCGTCTTGCCGACGCCCGGTACGTCTTCGATGAGGAGGTGCCCGCCGGCGAGGAGCGTGAGGATCGCGGACTCCGTGGCCTCGGATTTCCCGGTGACGACGCTTGAGATCGAACGGGCGATGCGCTGCGCGAGCGCTCGGGTCGAAGTGTCCGCTTCCGCCATCGTCGACCGCCCCTCGGTTTGCTTGTCCGTTCCACCATACGGGGCGGCGAGTACGGCGTGCCAGGATTTGGTGTTCGATGACCGACCCGGTAGAGTTATCTCTCGGTGCGAACGACGCGGAAGTAGTTGATCCGAGTCGAAAGCCACTCCTTTGGGGTATGGTGTAATTGGCAACACGACGGTTTCTGGTACCGTTATTCTAGGTTCGAGTCCTGGTACCCCAGCCATTTCAACCCCGGTGTTCTGCGGAATACCGGGGTTTTTGCGTTTCTGGCGCGCGGGCCGTCTTCTTTAATTTGTGTTGGAGTGTTGGTTCGGGGCGGTGGGCTGAGTGCTGGTGACTTGAGACCGCCGTTTGCGGGTGTCAGTAGGGGTCCCATTCCATGGTCAGGCGGTTCGGGTGTGCGGCCTTTAGGGTGATCCGGCGATCGCTTCTTCGGGTACCTCTGAGTTGTGAACCGGAATTGTGTCCTATCTATAGGTGTTGCCTCCGCGCCTTACAAGGCGCCTCGAACCTAGGGCAAAGGTGGCGACAGGTTCCAGCTATCGTTGTGATCTGAGGAGTGCTGAACGCAATCGAATCGGTGGCGCTTCACGGGTGTTGGGTCTTCTCGCTCACGGAGACTTCTAGGTGCCACGGGGTTTGGGCTACAAGCTCAAGCTGCGCGTGAGTGAGGTTGGACTGAGAGCAGGGGGCTCCTATAGTAAACATATGTTGTTGAAGATCTGGAGCGACGCCGCGTTTCGTGGGTTGAGCACTATGCCTTTCCGAAGTGATAGCTGTGTGCTCGGTGCCCAAACCATTATCTACGGACGTAATGGCTCTGGTAAAACCACGTTCTCTGAGGCGTTACGTCTCTCTTCGCTTCTGGGAGACGCGAACGGCGTGACATTTCGAGCGCGTGCTTTCGTTGATGGGGCACTTTGGAACGGGGCATTCTCTTCCGAAGAGTTCCCACTCAAAGTTTTCGTCTATAACCGCTATTACGTGCATGACGCTCTGCGCCTGTTTCTAGACGGTGAAGGGAGCGCGCTTCCGATTCTGAAGCTCGGAGTGGAAAATGTGCAAGCTGAAGCGGGGATACAGCGGGCCCTTGACCACCTGGATCTCCTGCAACGACGCAGGGCTAGCGTGAGGACGGCTTCCGATAGTATTTCCGTCGAACGGGAGACCCTCGAGCGAGAGGTAAAGGCGTCGGTCATCTCGGCTCTTGCTGAGGCGAACTCTTCGTATTATAACCAGACAAGGTATCAGGTCACTCAAGCCCGAAAGCTTCTCAACGATTCTGACTTAGTAGAGCTCACGGACGCTGAACTGAAGGCCGAGACTGAGGTTGCTTCAGCCTCATTGAGGGAACCGGTAAGAATTTCGATATCACCTGAGCCATTGGAGCCCGAGTTTCATGAGACATTAAACAGTCAACTTCTCGGCACGACGATTGAGTCAGTTCCCGATTCTCGACTCATGGGCAAGGCGGAGCTCGCCAAATGGGTGGAGGAGGGAATGACGCTCCACTTTGAGGGAGATCTTTGCGGATTCTGCCGAGAAGGTACTGTTTCTCGAGAAACACTACTGTCCTATCGGGCCCACTTTAGCGACGCTTTAGATGAATTGCGAAATAGCTGCCTCGCTGCGATCAACTTTCTCGATGAGCGCAGAGGCTCTTGGGAGCGCTGGTTGAGCGACTTGCCCGCCGTCGCAGATTATCTTCCCGATTTTAAGGATCTCGCGTCTGAACAGCACTCACTCGTGCAAGAAGCTGTACAAGTGCACGTCGCGGCACTGGGACGGGCGACCGATCTCATCCGCGAAAGACTCGCAGACCCCCTCCGCCCGCTCCCTCCTTCTGAACAAATTGCGGTTCAGCTCCCTTCAGTAGACCTAAGCGCATTTCAAGAGCTCGTCAATAAGAACAATTCTGCCGTGGGCTCCCAGTCTGGTCGTATTCAGGCAGCTCGCACTGCAGTTGAATCCCACTTTGGTGCCGCCTCAGGAGTCGAATATCGAAGGTTGCAGTCTCGACTTGAAGGGGGAAAGCGAGCAATTCTGGCGATTGAGAAGCTTGAGTGCAAGATCTCTGACAAGCTGACGGAGCTTCGAGAATCTCAGCAGGATGTTGGGAGGATGGCTCGCTTGATCGATGATGACCTCCGACAGTACTTCGGCCATGCCCATCTCCGCGTCTCCGTTTCCTCCGATGGGAAGGGGTACGTCGTAAACCGAGGGGATCAGGTCGCTCAACGACTGAGTGAAGGCGAGAGGAACGCGATCGCTTTCACATACTTTTTGCGCTCTCTTGAAGAAGATGGAAACGAACCCGAGAGGTCGATAGTAGTCGTTGACGATCCGATGACGAGTCTCGACAAGGAAGGGCTCTTCGCCACTTTTAGCCTCATGCAAAAGCGCACAGCTACTTTTGCGCAACTCGTTGTCTTAACCCACGACTACGAATACTTCAGACTAAATCTTCTCGGGCTGCAGAACCGTTGGTTTCAGTCCCAGAAGAAAATTCGAGAGGGCGACGTCGCGGAGGCGCAAAGACCGCGGGTGGCGATTCTCGAGATGATCGCGTCGTCGGCAGATAACATTGGTGGTCGTGAAGGCCTTCTGCGGGAGCTCCCTCGCGGACTCGTTCAACACGCTAGCGAGTATCACTATCTCTTTCGGCATGTGTTGGAAGCGATAGTTGACGCAGATGCCTCCTTGTCCGAGTACTTACCTCTACTGGGTAATGCTGGCAGGCGTCTACTCGAGGGATTTCTGTCGTTCAGAGCGCCCAGCAAGATCAAGTTCCAAGAGAAAGTTGACGAGGTTGTCAAGAAATCGTCAATTGGCAGCGACCTTGCAGAACGAGTCGTCAAGTTCCTTCATAGCCAGTCTCATCGGGAAGAGCCTAGGCCGAGTGGCGCTCTGGACTTTCCTTCGATACGTGAGGAACTGACGACCGCTTTAGTGTTCATGTACCTAGCAGACCGCGAACATTTTTTAGCCATGGTCAAAGCCGTTGGGATGGATCCTCAAGCAGTTGAAAGCCTTCTGGACACCGGAGCTCTGTAGTCTCCTGCGACCAAGTCTCCATTCAGTTAATAGTCGAGCCCGGCGGACTCACTGGGTGGACTTTGTGTAAATGTCGAAGTTGGGAACTTGGGGGTGAGAAGGTTTGAGGCCGAGTCTGAATCTCAGGCATCAGTCGACTCTTGGTGACAGATGAACCGCGCAAGTTCAGAGTCGACTCGGAGCTCAGTTAGAGCTTTAGAGAGTGGCAGTTCCTCGCGCTCTGTCTGGCTCGAACTCTCGCAATGGATCCGGCGCCATTCCCAAGCATTGAAGACGGCCAGTTCAGTGATGTTCGCTCCACTGCAAGAATGAGATCCATGCGTCGGGCAGCGGAGTGGATGGAGCGGCACCAGGTCGTCCTGTACCTCGTCGCGCTCGGCATCGGTGCTCTGCTGGGGCTCGGCATCCCGGCCATTGGCCGGCCGGCCGAGTCCCTCATCACCCCCGTCCTGGGTCTCCTGCTCTACGCGACGTTCCTCGGCGTCCCGTTCGCGAGGATCGGGCGCGCGATTCGGGATGGTCGGTTTCTCGCCACGGTCCTGATCCTGAACTTCGTGATCGTGCCCCTCGTGGTCCTCCTCCTGTCGAGGATCGTCTCCCACGACCGGGCGCTGCTCATCGGGGTGCTCTTCGTACTGCTCACTCCCTGTGTCGACTACGTCATCGTCTTCACCGGGCTCGCAGGAGGGGCGCAGGATCGCCTCCTCGCTGCGGCCCCGCTGCTCATGCTCGCGCAGATGCTCCTTTTGCCGGTGTTCCTGTGGCTGTTCGTCGGCTCGGAGTTCGTGCAGCGCGTCGACGTCGTGCCATTCGTCGAGGCGTTCCTCGTGCTCATCGTGCTCCCGCTGCTCGCGGCTGCGCTGACGCAGCTCGCCGCCGCGCGCACGCGAATCGGCCGGGCCGCTCAGGATCGGGTGCTCGGCGCGATGGTGCCGCTGATGATGCTCACCCTCGCCGTGGTGGTCGCCTCGCAGATCGCCGCAGTGGGCAGCCGGATCGGCGCACTGCTGCTCGTCGTACCGGTGTTCGTGCTGTTCGCCGCCGTGATGCTTCCCCTCGGCGTCGTCGCGGGTCGGATCGCCCGACTGGCTGCGCCAGGCACCCGCGCGGTCGTGTTCAGCGGGGTGACGCGGAACTCTCTCGTGGTGCTGCCGCTCGTCCTCGCGCTGCCCGAGCCGTTCGCGCTCGCGTCGCTCGTCGTAGTGATGCAGACGCTCGTCGAACTCGTCATCATGGTGATCTGCGTGCGGCTCGTCCCGCGCATGACTCGCTCCGCGGAGCCCGCGTAGGCGACTTCAGAGCACCTTCGTCAAGTACACGCTGTGCGGATCCTCCCGGTAGTCTCCGAACGGCGCCGCGTCGATGAAGCCCGCGCGTCGGTACAGGGCGCGGGCCGCGGCGAAGAACTCCATGCTTCCGGTCTCGAGCGACACCCGGGTGGTGCCGCGCGATCGTGCGTCGTCGAGTGCGTGCGCGAGCAGGCGTGAGGCGATGCCCCGACCCCGGTGCGCGGGGGAGGTGCGCATGCTCTTGAGCTCTTCGTGCCCCGGCTCCAGAGCGGCGAGCGCCACCGTTACGACGAGCTCGCCTGCGGCGTGCGCGACCCAGAGGCGCACCCCGTCCCGCTGGAGTGCACTCAGATCGAGGGCGTGCCGGGATTCGCTGAGGGCGGTGGGTGCCATGTCGTCGAGGTGCGCGTGCAGAAATGCGATCAGCGCCGGATCTGCGAAGTCTGCTCGGCTCACGGTGATCATCGGCGGCTTCTCGTGGAAATGCATCGTCAGTTCGGCACGTCTTGCGTGCGCGCTCCGCGGCGGCTCTGCTCGAGCGCCTCGATGAGCGTCCGGGCGTCGTAGCTGCCGACATGACGTCTGCCGTTGACGAAGAACGTTGGCGTGCCGCGTGCTCCGCTCATGTCGGCGCTGACGGCGTCGCGACGTACCCGTGCGGCGACCTCAGTGCTCTCGAGGTCGTCGATGAACTGCTCCGCGTCGATGCCGAGCTCCTCGGCGTAGCGGACGAGGTCCTGGAGCTCGAGGGCGTTCTGCCGGGGGAAGACGTAGTCGTGCCACTCCCAGAACTTGCCCTGGCGCGCGGCGGCCTCGGAGGCGTGAGCCGCGAGGAGCGCGTGCGGGTGAACGCTTTCGAGCGGCAGGTGGCGTACGACGTAGCGAAGGTCATCCCCGAAGTGCCGGCGCAGATCCTCCCAGGATCCCGTGGTGTGAGCGCAGAACGGACACTCGAAGTCGAGGTACTCGACGAGCGTGAGTTGCGCGTCCTCGGGGCCGCGGATGTGGTCGATCTCGGGGTCGACGGCTGGTTCGAGGATCATCGGCAGGTCGGCGGTCTCTTCGCCCCACTTCCGCGCGGCCGTCCGGAAGATGAGCCATCCGAGAGCGGCGGCGAGCACCATCGAAACGAGCACACCGACCGTCGCCTGCTTCCCGAGCTCGGAGGATGTGCCGAACGCGAGCCCGATGATGAGCAGCGAGACGGTGAACCCGATACCCGACAGCGCCGCACCGCCGAAAACGCTGCCCATGCCGACCCCATCGGGGAGGCGCCCGATGCCGAGCCGCACGGCGGCGAACGTGACGAGCCCGATGCCGAGCAGCTTGCCGATGACAAGCCCGATGATCACGCCCCACGTGACCGACGATGCGAACGCCTCGCCGAGCACGCCACCGCGGAGATCGACGCCGGCGTTGGCGAGCGCGAACACCGGCACGATCACGAGCGCCGTCGGCAGCCGCAGATACTCGTGCAGGCGTTCGTTGACCGAGATGCCTCGCGACAGGCCCCGATCCATCGCCCGCGCCGACGCGGCACTCGGTGACTGCCAGAAGTCCCGGAACAGCTGCTTCGCGGCGACGACCTTCTGCCGCTGCGTGGCGTACGAGGGGATCAGGAGACCCGCCACCATGCCCGCGAGCGAGGCGTGCACTCCCGACTCGAGCGTCGCGAACCACAGCACGACGACGAGCAGCACGTACGGAGTCGCCTTCCACTGCCGTGCCCTCCCGAGCAGCCACAGGCCGAGCAGACAGACGAGCGCGATGAGGATCGGCACGAGCCGGATCTCCTCGCTGTAGACGACGCCGATGATCGAGACTGCGAGAAAGTCGTCCACCACCGTCAGGGTGAGCAGGAAGACCCGCAACTGTCCCGAGAGGCGCGGTCCCACGATTGCGAGCGCGCCGAGCATGAATGCCGTATCGGTGCCGACGACGGCGCCCCACCCACTCAGACCCTCACCACCGGAGAGCCCGACCACCAGCACGTAGATGACGGCGGGCAGTGCGACGCCGGCCACTCCGGCGATGAGCGCGAGGC
It encodes the following:
- a CDS encoding thymidine phosphorylase, producing the protein MSPEPFDAVDVIRAKRDGGDVPEPALRWMVDAYTRGYVSDAQMASFAMAVFQRGMSRDEIRVLTDAMIASGERLSFADLGKRTVDKHSTGGVGDKITLPLAPLVASFGVAVPQLSGRGLGHTGGTLDKLESIPGWRAALSNDEFFAQLAGEVGAVICAAGSGLAPADKKLYALRDVTGTVDAIPLIASSIMSKKIAEGTDALVLDVKFGSGAFMQRIDDARELAETMVALGTDSGVTTTALLTDMSTPLGLAIGNANEVRESVEILAGGGPADVRELTVALAREMLAASGQPDADVEAALDDGRAMDTWNAMIRAQGGDPSAPLPTAPETHTVVAPTSGVVTRIEALPFGIGAWRLGAGRARAEDAVVFSAGIDLHAKPGDRVEAGQPLFTLSAEDAARFDRALDAVDGAWEIGDAALERGPLVRERITA
- a CDS encoding DUF58 domain-containing protein; the protein is MSVRRRAARPADRRHWWRRPPVTLTRRGTGVLCTGAALGAAWFGVGIRDLWYLAALLVALVMVAAIIVISLPRAARLRPILTTDDPTPTAGTRFAVALQVHARLPATIPVELEWAAGGGRQRLVAGPETTAPRIVTCTAHRRGPLRVGVGALIVQDPLGLARHRVRSRAGLDVLVLPALVHDLPEPRGGVSVHGASAAPAGRTTAQVSGEPSGSVREYRTGDAIRQVHWKQSARQGQLLVNVPEDAEVSERTILIDTDPASYAAPRVGEAADAAVGAPDAEPDAPAADRFEHAVSTAATLAVHWQREGHPVRLIVGHGEAHGLDAPDDALILLARATLSTETDDHPLPRIDAVVTGRATPELWERLPDPGVELYAVSDIGAGHGA
- a CDS encoding transglutaminase domain-containing protein, translated to MVRDARGRTARNSGAPERARILIAGTALACLFALVLVALTAVFAADGWLPRAIVIAVGAVLGSAGARALLPGSTGTWRAGVLAAVTGTLVGGAAWAAPLVASGRLRTWLELPNDLVQQISLELTIGAAPVRPSPELGDVICTAVLLISVVVVVLFSTRALLASGITVALLLLATPIVTTRGVDPLTLVIAGLLLAVILWAGSPTLRPGGLVAAGVAVAVAAGAVSLAPPTRDRVWNSANVTAPVGSNTPDVSLALADDLRERSNTPAFSFVAEDRSPLRFTLATVADFSGGRWQPQDALTSDGLDVTVERDPAQLPPQTESTAPVDRSISLQITIDGLVSEWMPLPQSTAIVGTARGGGIDTDQWLWVDAAAAARSERSATQRGDSYMALYTPFDRFPASPRPEGGRNAANAVPIPTPETEPRITDPASAPPEMQEYLELPGEVPQSISDAAERLRVSAGSDDRLVIAETIERWFRSGAFTYDESAPSTADDDADDPYAIMETFLADRSGFCIHYASTFGVLARELGLPTRVAVGYAARAESSERTTVRGRDLHAWPEVYVTGEGWIPFEPTPGGAGFRADTGEDVPSTPGAQDPAEGPDETTTPESSPTPEEIDEPTEDEAAAPADDGTDISATGDTGAWLARSAPALAALLLLLVPAAVRQAVRLVRRRRVRQGAAPASAAWAEFRSRARDLGVERADARQGAGASASAPRARTPEAAVEYLVATGALTDSAAVGAAWALASAVTAERYGASAAPASSEALMRQCTTATAGLARASTRSRRVLAALAPASLLRRREDRQARP
- a CDS encoding AAA family ATPase, producing MLLKIWSDAAFRGLSTMPFRSDSCVLGAQTIIYGRNGSGKTTFSEALRLSSLLGDANGVTFRARAFVDGALWNGAFSSEEFPLKVFVYNRYYVHDALRLFLDGEGSALPILKLGVENVQAEAGIQRALDHLDLLQRRRASVRTASDSISVERETLEREVKASVISALAEANSSYYNQTRYQVTQARKLLNDSDLVELTDAELKAETEVASASLREPVRISISPEPLEPEFHETLNSQLLGTTIESVPDSRLMGKAELAKWVEEGMTLHFEGDLCGFCREGTVSRETLLSYRAHFSDALDELRNSCLAAINFLDERRGSWERWLSDLPAVADYLPDFKDLASEQHSLVQEAVQVHVAALGRATDLIRERLADPLRPLPPSEQIAVQLPSVDLSAFQELVNKNNSAVGSQSGRIQAARTAVESHFGAASGVEYRRLQSRLEGGKRAILAIEKLECKISDKLTELRESQQDVGRMARLIDDDLRQYFGHAHLRVSVSSDGKGYVVNRGDQVAQRLSEGERNAIAFTYFLRSLEEDGNEPERSIVVVDDPMTSLDKEGLFATFSLMQKRTATFAQLVVLTHDYEYFRLNLLGLQNRWFQSQKKIREGDVAEAQRPRVAILEMIASSADNIGGREGLLRELPRGLVQHASEYHYLFRHVLEAIVDADASLSEYLPLLGNAGRRLLEGFLSFRAPSKIKFQEKVDEVVKKSSIGSDLAERVVKFLHSQSHREEPRPSGALDFPSIREELTTALVFMYLADREHFLAMVKAVGMDPQAVESLLDTGAL
- a CDS encoding MoxR family ATPase; the encoded protein is MAEADTSTRALAQRIARSISSVVTGKSEATESAILTLLAGGHLLIEDVPGVGKTTLASVLARTISADSHRIQFTSDMLPTDVSGLSIFDQDAHAFTFHPGPIFTNIVIADEVNRATPRTQSALLEAMAERSVSVDGTTHPLPDLFMVVATQNPQDMAGTFPLPEAQRDRFMTQISIGYPDAAAERAMLAKRGASDPLDAVTPVATVADVLRARHEVAGLHLAEPVQEYLVAVVASTRRHSGIALGGSPRATLHLSRMARARAAIRGRDFVSPDDVAALASIVLPHRLVPRGRYESVAASMSAATEIVAEIVARTPVP
- a CDS encoding cytidine deaminase encodes the protein MADTTPVDWSALRAAAVEAGTHAYVPYSQYPVGAAALTEDGRLVTGCNVENSSYGLTLCAECGLVSELHRSGGGRLAAFVCVNGSGEIIMPCGRCRQLLVEHAAPGMQFDTVSGVRTLDEVLPDAFGRGDIDDYRATQRSDS